In a single window of the Bactrocera dorsalis isolate Fly_Bdor chromosome 2, ASM2337382v1, whole genome shotgun sequence genome:
- the LOC105225979 gene encoding kinase suppressor of Ras 2 has protein sequence MTTTSADTAPLPVNDLDVIQDMIDISADRLEGLRTQCATSATLTQQEIRSLESKLVRMFSKLLLTKSRLNERIPASGLSHTTSTELKKWLRVVGISQESSNICLTRLSTLEQLLEQSDEELKHLLSNNSSYRKDEDIRRLTTAMQNLRKCKESLSILESENSTNSTIGGNNVSTEKKEPLTEQLFWDSWDRHHNHHHHRSSMGNIGVTASPRPHRMLTKQGKPHHHQSAGNSRQSPSHDHTCKSSSTAAINNATDDLSSIQGSTLTLTLTPSPPNSPFTPTSIISNFSTVCSGGSSVNGTPQRSKPAGTPPPMKKHQTLLSNMQQHTPTHISSIISNIPASNPDGTMIPLAKSKSNGSQFRDTPLSSTGSPQSQSLASSVVGASMMTNNKSTLSRSRLNTDPSPDSFSSASSDVFVENNNNPNNLQVPRSPGTLPLGMGHTISHRFAKVFQVMSTCDLCQKQMFFGLKCKECKYRCHKDCEQNVPPSCGLPSEFVDEFKKTINDHGGFASLQHSQTTANTSPIQRQKRDSSSPASSCNSSSPSSPALFNLQQQQITAHAGAVFIPSGGNMMSSSGGGSSSTSSNMLSTPSSFHKHASLFNFPDVTITSNCNQAVGGTTQTLYSSQTSGTDSTSGEFNCSQQSDFHDCNNSLTSSINKSSHGSDSLSNNTVVTCVGSYYSCTNVPSVTASTNSTVHSISSSIVSTTGSFYPRKLSSAGVDKRDPFSELADTHKSNDSDKTVSLSGSTSASTDSDRTPIRLDSTEDGDSGNWPRQNSLSLKEWDIPYDDLHLLESIGKGRFGTVHRALWHGDVAVKLLKEDYLDDEHMLEAFKLEVANFKKTRHENLVLFMGACMNPPHLAIVTSLCKGNTLYTYIHARRDKFTINRTTLVAQQISQGMGYLHARGIHHKDLRTKNIFLENGKVIITDFGLFSSTKLLYCEMGLGVPNGWLCYLAPELMRALMPVKPTEEILPFSKASDVYSFGTVWYELLCGEFPFKSQPPESVIWQVGRGMKQTLANLQTSRDVKDILMLCWSFQADDRPDFAKLLSLLERLPKKRLARSPSHPVQLSRSAESVF, from the coding sequence ATGACCACCACATCCGCAGACACAGCTCCGTTACCGGTCAACGATCTTGATGTCATACAGGATATGATAGACATTTCGGCCGATCGTTTAGAGGGTTTGCGTACACAATGTGCCACAAGCGCTACTTTAACTCAGCAAGAAATCCGTAGTCTTGAGTCGAAATTAGTTCGAATGTTCTCAAAATTGTTGTTAACCAAATCACGTTTAAATGAAAGGATACCAGCAAGCGGTTTATCTCATACTACTAGCACGGAGCTAAAAAAATGGCTACGAGTTGTTGGAATAAGTCAAGAATCATCAAATATTTGTCTGACCCGCTTGTCCACATTAGAGCAACTTCTAGAACAGAGTGATGAGGAACTTAAGCATTTATTAAGCAATAATTCGAGTTATCGAAAAGATGAAGATATAAGAAGGCTTACAACTGCTATGCAGAACTTACGTAAATGTAAAGAAAGCCTAAGCATTTTGGAGAGTGAGAACTCCACCAATAGCACAATAGGTGGAAATAATGTTTCTACTGAGAAGAAAGAACCTCTGACTGAACAATTGTTTTGGGACTCATGGGACCGTCATCATAATCATCACCATCACCGTAGCAGTATGGGAAATATCGGCGTAACAGCCTCGCCACGACCACATCGAATGCTTACCAAACAAGGAAAACCACACCATCACCAATCAGCGGGAAATAGTCGTCAGTCGCCTTCTCACGATCACACATGTAAATCATCATCAACTGCAGCAATCAATAATGCCACTGACGATTTGTCTAGTATACAAGGTTCTACACTTACACTGACGCTAACACCATCCCCACCTAATTCTCCATTCACACCCACTAGTATAATCAGCAATTTCAGTACGGTTTGCAGTGGAGGAAGCAGTGTAAATGGCACACCACAACGTAGCAAACCGGCTGGTACGCCACCGCCAATGAAAAAACATCAGACGTTATTATCCAACATGCAACAACATACACCTACACATATTTCCAGTATTATTTCGAATATACCTGCCAGCAATCCGGACGGTACAATGATACCATTAGCCAAATCCAAATCAAATGGGTCTCAATTTCGCGACACGCCATTGTCAAGTACTGGTTCTCCACAATCACAATCATTAGCGTCATCGGTAGTTGGCGCATCAATGATGACTAACAACAAATCGACATTATCACGTTCCCGCCTGAACACCGACCCTAGCCCTGATAGTTTTTCGTCTGCTAGCTCGGacgtttttgtagaaaataataataatccaaATAATCTTCAAGTACCACGATCTCCGGGCACATTGCCATTAGGCATGGGGCACACGATATCACATCGTTTTGCCAAGGTCTTCCAGGTGATGTCAACGTGTGACCTTTGTCAAAAACAAATGTTCTTCGGTTTGAAGTGCAAAGAATGCAAGTATCGTTGTCATAAGGACTGTGAACAAAATGTACCACCATCATGTGGCCTACCCTCGGAATTTGTTGATGAGTTTAAGAAAACAATTAATGATCATGGAGGATTTGCTTCGTTGCAACATAGTCAGACCACAGCGAATACATCACCAATTCAAAGGCAAAAGCGTGATAGTAGTTCACCTGCCTCGAGTTGTAATAGCTCGAGTCCGTCTAGTCCAGCGCTATTCAatctccaacaacaacagatAACAGCACATGCGGGAGCTGTTTTCATTCCAAGCGGTGGTAATATGATGAGCTCTTCCGGTGGTGGCAGCTCAAGTACGAGCTCTAACATGCTGTCCACTCCATCCTCATTCCACAAGCACGCAAGTCTTTTCAATTTTCCAGATGTAACCATCACATCTAACTGCAATCAAGCTGTGGGTGGTACTACGCAAACACTTTATTCCTCGCAAACCAGTGGGACGGATTCGACGAGTGGCGAATTCAATTGCTCACAGCAGTCTGATTTCCACGATTGCAACAATTCGCTCACATCTTCAATCAACAAATCGAGTCATGGTAGTGACAGTTTATCAAACAACACTGTTGTTACATGCGTGGGATCTTATTATAGCTGTACTAATGTTCCCAGCGTAACTGCTTCCACAAATAGCACCGTACATTCCATCAGCTCAAGCATAGTCAGCACAACAGGTTCGTTTTACCCGCGTAAACTCAGCTCAGCCGGTGTCGATAAGCGCGATCCATTTTCCGAACTTGCCGATACACACAAATCCAATGATAGTGATAAAACCGTCTCATTGTCGGGTAGTACTTCAGCCAGTACGGACTCTGATCGCACACCGATAAGATTAGATTCTACCGAAGATGGTGATTCGGGAAATTGGCCGAGACAAAACTCTTTGTCCCTCAAAGAATGGGATATACCCTATGACGATTTGCATTTGTTGGAATCAATCGGAAAGGGACGTTTTGGTACCGTACATCGGGCATTGTGGCATGGTGATGTGGCGGTTAAATTACTCAAAGAAGACTACTTGGACGATGAGCATATGTTGGAGGCATTTAAATTGGAAGTGGCCAATTTTAAGAAGACTCGTCATGAAAATTTAGTACTATTTATGGGTGCATGCATGAACCCACCCCATTTAGCCATTGTTACGTCATTGTGTAAAGGCAATACACTTTACACCTACATTCACGCACGTCGCGATAAATTTACCATCAACCGTACAACGCTGGTAGCACAACAAATCTCACAAGGTATGGGCTATCTTCACGCTCGTGGCATTCATCACAAAGACTTACGCACAAAGAATATTTTCTTAGAGAACGGCAAAGTGATTATTACCGATTTCGGTCTATTTAGTTCCACTAAATTATTATATTGCGAAATGGGTCTAGGAGTGCCTAATGGGTGGCTATGCTACTTGGCACCTGAACTGATGCGTGCCCTAATGCCAGTTAAACCGACCGAAGAAATTTTACCCTTCTCAAAGGCATCGGATGTGTATTCATTCGGGACAGTATGGTATGAGCTTTTATGTGGCGAATTCCCGTTCAAGTCCCAGCCACCGGAATCGGTTATTTGGCAGGTGGGACGCGGTATGAAGCAAACATTAGCCAACTTGCAGACGTCGCGTGATGTCAAAGACATACTTATGCTTTGCTGGTCATTTCAAGCGGACGACAGGCCAGATTTCGCGAAATTGCTTTCGCTTTTGGAGCGATTGCCGAAAAAACGTTTGGCGCGCAGCCCCTCACACCCCGTACAATTGTCACGTTCGGCAGAGTCTGTATTTTAA